In one Eschrichtius robustus isolate mEscRob2 chromosome 15, mEscRob2.pri, whole genome shotgun sequence genomic region, the following are encoded:
- the IL1RL1 gene encoding interleukin-1 receptor-like 1, protein MRLWVLVILTILIPSTSATFSKSSWSLENEALIVRCPRQEKSRYPVAWYYSKTNKRITTQRRSRVVASGERLKFLPAKVNDSGFYTCIIRSPTSNKTGYVNVTIYKKQPGCDIPDFLIYSTTSGSEKNSRIYCPTIDLYNWTAPVEWFKNCEVLQGSRYRAHKSFLQIDNANSKDAGDYTCKFTHNENGVNYTVTATRSFTVIDKRSFSLLPVIIAPPQNETKEVEIGKPADLRCSACFGKGSQTMADVLWQVNRSNVENFGEARIQVLREQDQSSGSELTCLNAVLRIADVKEEDLSLKYDCLAMNFRGLIMHTVRLRRKNPSKACF, encoded by the exons ATGAGACTTTGGGTCTTGGTAATCCTAACAATTCTCATACCTTCCACATCAGCTACATTTA GCAAATCGTCTTGGAGCCTGGAAAATGAGGCTTTAATTGTGAGATGTCCCAGACAAGAAAAATCTCgataccctgtggcctggtattACTCAAAAACCAACAAACGTATTACCACCCAGAGAAGAAGTCGTGTAGTTGCCTCAGGGGAACGTCTTAAGTTTCTCCCAGCCAAAGTCAACGATTCCGGATTTTATACTTGCATTATCAGAAG tCCTACCTCCAATAAGACTGGATATGTGAATGTCACCATTTATAAAAAACAACCAGGTTGTGATATTCCAGACTTTCTGATATATTCAACAACATCTGgatcagaaaaaaattccagaatatATTGTCCTACAATTGACCTCTACAACTGGACAGCACCTGTGGAGTGGTTTAAG AATTGTGAAGTTCTTCAAGGATCCAGGTACCGAGCACACAAGTCATTTTTGCAGATTGACAATGCAAACAGCAAGGACGCTGGTGATTATACATGCAAATTTACGCACAATGAAAATGGAGTCAATTATACTGTGACTGCAACCAGGTCATTCACAGTTATTG ATAAGCGAAGCTTTTCTTTGCTTCCAGTAATTATAGCCCCTCCACAGAATGAAACAAAGGAAGTGGAAATTG GAAAACCAGCAGacctaaggtgctctgcttgCTTTGGGAAAGGCTCTCAGACCATGGCTGACGTCCTGTGGCAGGTTAACAGAAGCAACGTTGAGAACTTCGGTGAAGCAAGAATACAAGTGTTGCGAGAGCAAGATCAAAG TTCTGGCAGTGAGCTGACTTGCCTAAACGCCGTGTTAAGAATAGCGGATGTAAAAGAAGAGGATTTATCACTGAAGTACGACTGTCTGGCCATGAATTTCCGTGGCCTGATCATGCACACCGTAAGACTAAGGAGGAAAAATCCAAGTAAGGCATGTTTCTGA